GGACGCGGCGGAGGTGGCGGAGCGGGTCGCCCGCTACTGGGCGCCCTACCACGACGCCATCACCGCCGAGATGACCCGGCTGCGCGACCGGTTCGGGCGGGCGGTGCTGTTCGACGCCCATTCCATCCGCTCCGTCGTGCCGCGGCTGTTCGAGGGGCGGCTGCCCGACCTGAACATCGGCACCAACGACGGGCGCAGCGCCGCCCCCGTGCTGGGCGACCGGCTGGTCGCGGTCGGGGCGGACGCCGGGGCCGACGGCTTCACCCATGTCCTCAACGGGCGCTTCAAGGGCGGCCACATCACCCGTCATTTCGGCCGTCCGTCCGAGGGCTGGCACGCCGTGCAGCTCGAGATGGCGCAGGTGACCTACATGGAGGAGGATGCGCCCTTCGCCTTCGACGAGGCGCGCGCCGCGCGGATCCGCCCGCATCTCCGGCGCTTCATCGGAGCGATGGCCGATTGGGCTGAGGAACAGGCGTGATGGGGGCGGCGATGGACGGCATGAACGGGCTTTTCTGCGAACGGGCGCTGCTGCCCGAGGGCTGGGCCTCGAACGTGGCGCTGCGCTTCGACGCGCGGGGCACGCTGACGGCCGTGGAGCAGGACGCGTCCTCGGACGGCCTGCTCCGGGCCGCCGGGCCGGTGATCCCCGGCATGCCCAACCTGCACAGCCACGCCTTCCAGCGGGCCATGGCCGGGCTGACCGAATACGCCGGCGCGTCGGAGGACAGCTTCTGGACGTGGCGCGACGCCATGTACGGCTTCGTCCGCCGGATGACGCCCGAGGCGGCGGAGGCCGTCGCGGCGCTGCTCTACATGGAGATGGCGAAGCAGGGCTACACGGCGGTGGCGGAATTCCACTACCTCCACCACGACGCCGACGGCAACCCCTACGCCGACCGGGCGGAGATGTCGCGCCGCATCCTGGCCGCCGCCGACACGGCGGGGATCGGCCTGACCCATCTGCCGGTGCTCTACGCCCACAGTGGCTTCGGCGGCAAGCCGCCGTCCGACGGGCAGAAGCGCTTCATCAACGACGTGGACGGGCTGCTGTCCATCGTCGCCGCCATGCGGAAGGCGATGGGCGCGGAGCGGGCGGGCCGCCGCGCCGGCCTCGCCCTGCATTCGCTGCGCGCGGTGACTCCGGAGGAGATGCGCGACGCGCTGGCCGGCCTCGACTCGCTCGACCCCGGCGCGCCCATCCACATCCACATCGCCGAGCAG
This DNA window, taken from Azospirillum formosense, encodes the following:
- the hutG gene encoding N-formylglutamate deformylase; the encoded protein is MDVFGFRAARRPVLVSLPHVGTALPDGFIGRLVPEAQGLPDTDWHLPRLYDFLEELGVGVIQARFSRYVIDLNRPSNDTPLYSGATTGLCPTTLFDGAPLYQPGAEPDAAEVAERVARYWAPYHDAITAEMTRLRDRFGRAVLFDAHSIRSVVPRLFEGRLPDLNIGTNDGRSAAPVLGDRLVAVGADAGADGFTHVLNGRFKGGHITRHFGRPSEGWHAVQLEMAQVTYMEEDAPFAFDEARAARIRPHLRRFIGAMADWAEEQA
- a CDS encoding formimidoylglutamate deiminase, translating into MNGLFCERALLPEGWASNVALRFDARGTLTAVEQDASSDGLLRAAGPVIPGMPNLHSHAFQRAMAGLTEYAGASEDSFWTWRDAMYGFVRRMTPEAAEAVAALLYMEMAKQGYTAVAEFHYLHHDADGNPYADRAEMSRRILAAADTAGIGLTHLPVLYAHSGFGGKPPSDGQKRFINDVDGLLSIVAAMRKAMGAERAGRRAGLALHSLRAVTPEEMRDALAGLDSLDPGAPIHIHIAEQTAEVDDCVAWSGKRPVEWLLENAAVGPRWCLVHATHLTPAEVDGLAASGAVAGLCPTTEANLGDGLFPAIPFLARGGRFGVGSDSHISVSAAEELRVLEYGQRLVQRRRNVLRAGDGPSIGGGLYRAAVAGGAQALGQPLAGGGIQVGQPADLVVLDADNPKLLSRTDDSLLDAYVFASDGHAVRDVVAAGRTVVREGRHIREDAIRAAYRRAIEGLRRDT